ACGGAATCTTGGGGAGTGCGTCACCATTCGTGGAAAAGCCGACAAAAAGCCCGTCTTCTTAGTAAAAGGTGAAGGCTGACCGCCCGCGATGAGGTCCCCGAACCGGCCCGCGGCCCACCCTTCGGACGCTCCGGTGAGAAGTTTTATGATCTCTTGAGCTTTCTGTCTCATGAAGTGACTCTCATGTGATCGCCCCGAAGAGTGACAAGGGTGAGGCAGGTGCCGGGGCGCCCGTCGGCGCCGGACCCCCGGACCCGGGGCGGGGTCCCTATACTCGCCCCCATGACCCAGATTCACGTGCGCGCGCGGCCCGGGGACGTGGCCGAGTTCGTCCTGCTGCCGGGCGACCCCAACCGCGCCCGCCGCATCGCGGAGGAGTACCTGGAGGGCGCGACCCTCTACACCGAGCACCGCCAGCTCCTGGGCTTCACGGGCACCTACCGGGGCGTGCGGGTGAGCGTGCAGACGACCGGGATGGGCTGCCCGAGTGCCGCCATCGTGACGGAAGAACTCGCCCGGCTGGGGGCGCGGACCTTGATCCGGGTGGGCACGCTGGGGGGCGCGACCCCGGCGGTGAAGCCTGCCGACCTCGTGGTCGCCACCGCCGCCGTGCCGAACGACGGCACCACCCGGCAGCTTCTCGGCGGCGCCCCCTACGCCCCCGCCGCGAGCTTCGAGGTCGTGGAGGCCGCCGTCCGCGCGGCCCGTGAACACGGGGTCCCGCACCACGTCGGCCTGGTGATGACCGAGGACGCCTTTTACGCGAGCACGCCCGAACACGCCCGGCTGTGGGCCTCGCGCGGGGTGCTGGGCTTCGAGATGGAGGCGAGCGCGATCTTCCTCGTGGCGGCGCAGCGTGGCCTGCGTGCGGGGTGCCTGACCGCGTGCAGCAACGACATCGGCGACCCGCAGCTCGTCCCCGACGACGTGCTCGCGGGCGGGGTGGACCGGATGATCCGGGTGGCCCTTGACGCCATCGTGACCCTCGCAGGGGGGTAGGGGGAAGCCGGGGGGACCCGTTTCTTTTCGCCCGCCCGCCCCGTGGCAGGATGAGGGAATGACGATGCTCGACGAGATCGAATTCCGCAACCTCCAGCTCGACCAGCACGGGCCCATCGCGGTGCTGACCGTCACGCGGCCGGGGGCACTCAACGCCCTGAACGCCGACACCCTCAACGAACTCTCGCAGGCGGTCGAGGCCGTCATCGAGAACCCCGAGGTGGGCGCGCTCATCGTCACCGGGGGCGGCGACCGCGCCTTCGTGGCGGGGGCGGACATCGGGGAGCTGTCGCAGCTCGACGGGGTGTACGCGGGCCGTGAACTCGCGCTCGCCGGGCAGGACGTGATGCACTCGGTCGCCAGCCTGCCCATCCCCGTGATCGCCGCGGTGAACGGCTTCGCCCTCGGGGGCGGCCTCGAACTCGCCCTCGCCTGTGACGTGCGGGTGGCGTCCCCGAACGCGAAACTGGGCCTGCCCGAAGTGTCCCTGGGTCTGATTCCCGGCTTCGGCGGCACCCAGCGCCTCGCGCGGCTGGTGGGCTCGGGCCGGGCGCTCGACCTGATGCTCACGGCCCGGCAGGTGCCCGCCGAGGAGGCGCTGGCGATGGGGCTGGTGAACTACGTCGCCGACGATCCCCTCGCCAAGGCGCGCGAGGTGGCCGAGCAGATGCTCAGAAACGCGCCCATCGCCCTCTCGCTCGTGAAGGAGGCGGTGCGCCGGGGGCTCGACACCACGTTGGAGGCGGGGCAGGAGGTGGAGGCCGACCTTTTCGGGATGGCGGTCGCTACCAAGGATTTCCGCGAGGGGACGTCGGCCTTCCTCGCCAAGCGGCGGGCGGCCTTCCAAGGTGAGTGAGGCGAGGTTGCGGTCGCCCGGAGACGAGCGGCCAGCGCTGGAGGACCCCATGTCCGGAGAGCAGAAGTTCACCCTCAGCGTGCAGGACGGCACCGTGCAGGACGTGGAGAGCCGCCACCCGGAGGCCGACCTCGCCCCGCCCGCCGACAACGGGACCCGGGTGGTGGAGTACACGACGCCGCGCGCCAAGCTCATCGAGGAGGCGCACCGGGCGATCCGCGCCGACCTCGCCGACTATCCCCGGGCGCTCGCCGCCTACGAGGCCCTGCGCGGCGACCCCGAGGCCCTGGCGCACTGGGACATGGCGAATTACATCACCATGCGCAAGCTCGGGTACAACGACCACGGGCGCGTCCACGCCTTCATCACGGGCGCGGCGAGCATGGCGATCACCGAGCTGCTGCTGGAGGCGGGCGTGCGGCCCG
This region of Deinococcus aestuarii genomic DNA includes:
- a CDS encoding purine-nucleoside phosphorylase, which gives rise to MTQIHVRARPGDVAEFVLLPGDPNRARRIAEEYLEGATLYTEHRQLLGFTGTYRGVRVSVQTTGMGCPSAAIVTEELARLGARTLIRVGTLGGATPAVKPADLVVATAAVPNDGTTRQLLGGAPYAPAASFEVVEAAVRAAREHGVPHHVGLVMTEDAFYASTPEHARLWASRGVLGFEMEASAIFLVAAQRGLRAGCLTACSNDIGDPQLVPDDVLAGGVDRMIRVALDAIVTLAGG
- a CDS encoding enoyl-CoA hydratase-related protein, which gives rise to MTMLDEIEFRNLQLDQHGPIAVLTVTRPGALNALNADTLNELSQAVEAVIENPEVGALIVTGGGDRAFVAGADIGELSQLDGVYAGRELALAGQDVMHSVASLPIPVIAAVNGFALGGGLELALACDVRVASPNAKLGLPEVSLGLIPGFGGTQRLARLVGSGRALDLMLTARQVPAEEALAMGLVNYVADDPLAKAREVAEQMLRNAPIALSLVKEAVRRGLDTTLEAGQEVEADLFGMAVATKDFREGTSAFLAKRRAAFQGE